A segment of the Spirochaetota bacterium genome:
TGTAGCCACTGGTGCACAGAGCAGGTGCAATTTGGTTAATTTTGTATGCGTCTTTGGAAGAAAAGAGCCCATGGCTGTACACAATGGTGCCGGTGATTTGGTCACACGGGTACACAATAGCTTCCAATGGATCTGTATACGGTATAGTTATGGTGCGATAGCTCATGACACCTACATGCGCTGCAAAAGTATCACAGGTTCAAAATACCCTTCAGAATTAATTCCATCAATGACAATTGATAGTGGCTTTAATTCAAGCATTTTTTTATTGTTTTTAGTAATTACCTGGGCATTGAAAAGAAAATATGATGATTTTACCTGGGCAAATCCTGTTGTAGTATTGACATCACAGCACATGTCAACGTTTTTCATCTGGTTAACGTTGATGCGGATGGTGTTGGGGTTGTCAAACGTATACACGCCTTTGAATACCACAGCGCTTGTCTGCATGAATATTATACATACAGCCTGGTAATTTTTGTGAAATCTAAATTCGTAGCCATAGTTGCCGCGATAAAGAAGCTGCCACTTTCCGTGAATGTCAGTAAACTGAAGTGAGTATGTGGCGATAGTGAGTGTTAAAGTAATAACAAACGCTATGAATAATCTTAATGCTTGTGTCATTCATGAAACCTTCATGTTGTTTTTTGTATAATCAAGTGTAAATTACTTAATAAATTTGATATCTATGCTGCTTTTTTAAGATAGTAGTGTAGCACAATTATATAAGGGAGAAAATTTTCCATATCAAGGTAATTACTGCATTTAGTAAAAAAACTTTCAACTAAAAAAAATTTTTATACGGTGGTATATAAACATTACGAAGGTGGCATTATTACATCATGTTTCACAGCCAAAATCGTGCTAAAATAAAATCCCTATATTCACCTACTCGTTGATATCCAATTATAGTTATTAAAGTATTGTTATTTATAACCGAAATAACTGATCGTGAAATTTGTGTAGAGTGGTGATTAAGATTTGAAAATGTTGATCCATAACTACCAAAGCTCAAATCTAAATCTCCCTTAGAAGTTAGTTTAAGTAATGCCAATCCACTTGCATAATATCCTACCATAAAAATATTGCCATCAGTTAAAGCATATATCTTTGTTGTTCGGCAAATAAAGATTGTACTTTCAAAAGTAAACTCGGCTTTGCCATTTGTGCCAAAAGTAGAATCTGATGTTCCGTTTTCATTGTATCGTATTACAGTAAAACGATTATATTCATTTGGGGTTCCCGATAGAAGGATTTTATTATCTGATTGAATAGCAACGCATTTTGCTTCTAGGATGTTTGAATCGATTTTAACTCCCGAATTTCCAAATGAATCATCAAAAGAGCCATTTTCTGTTAAGCAGATAGCCAAGGACCGTGAAGGATTTGGCACTATAGAAGAATAATAAACCCCTCCTGCAATCACTATTTTTTTTACTGATTTAGTATCGTTATCTATTTTAAGTGCTATATCATGAGCAATTGTTTCCTCCCCAGAAGAAGGGGGATTTACTATAACATAACCACCTGTTCCAAAACTAGAATCTAGCAATCCATTACTACAGTATCGTAAAACTACAAACCGCAATTTGCCATCATTTTCTTTGTTTTGGCTACAACCTGCTACAATAATTTTGCCATCAGGTTGAATAGCTACTTTATTAGCCAATTCAAATGGTTTTTGCAAATTAAATGTATTATTTATTACAATACCATTATTGCCAAAAGTTGTATCGCGAGTACCATCAGGGTTGTACCGTAATACAATCATGTTACTTGAGTAGGGTAAAAGAACATTGTTTGCAAATTCTGTATATGTTTCAATACGGCCAACTACAACTATTTTACCATCATTTTGTACAGCAACTGAAAAAGCTCTGCTACCGTATAGGTTATTGAAATCTTCGATAATTTTTCCACGATTCCCAAAACTTGTATCTATACTTCCATCCAAATTATATCGTGCTATAGCTATGCGATAGTATTTGTTTTTATTGTTAATTGATGAACCTACGGCAATTACTTTACCATCCTCTTGTATAGCAATATCATGCCCCTGATCATCCCCACCATTAAAATCTGTCAAAGTAATACCGCCTATTCCAAAGTTAACGTCTGGCAAACCTGATAAGATGCAGTTGATGTCATTATTATTAAGGAATGGCTGATGTATAGCATCATCGTTAAATGCATCAGAGCAGCTTACAATTCCAAAAATTAATATGATTTTAGCAAAATTCATAATTTTCATAAGCTGTACTACCTTATACATCAATTTGAATTATGTATAGAAACACTGCGCTATAACATTGGTGACATATATTTAGAATTGACTTACAAAAGATAACCACCATGAATAATATATATGGGCTAATGTACCATCTTTTGCATTTTCTTGATTTGAAAAAAATATGGAATATGTATAGCTTTGAATATCTATTAAAAATTTTATTTGAGATAGTAAAGGTCTTTTGAATAAATAAATTACTCCTATTGTTGCGCATGGAGATATAATATAAAATTCTGGTGATTTGACTGTAGAATTAATATTCCTATAAAGCCATAAATATGTTTGTTCATTTTTGCCTTTCCCCAAATATAAAGAAAAAGAATACTTAAAATTCCAACCGTTTGAAAATGATTCAGGTTTATTTTCAAAGCCAAAGCCAAAACTATAGGTTTTATATTTAACTAAATAGGGAAGTGTCTCTGCAGCAAAGAAATTATTTTTATCATCTTCTTCTTTAGAAGGGATATATAGTATTGCAGGAATATAGTAATTAAGGTATCGTAATACAAAAAATACATCGTTAGCATTTTTATTAATATGTGATGCTTGCTCTGGAGAGAAGTGATACACTAGATCAAATTGCTGCTTTTTTGTTATAAATGGAAAGTGACCGGAAAATTTTTTATTTTGGTTAATATCAGTAAAATCGATTGAATATTTGGCAGTACCTAAAGTATAAACATCATACGAAAATTTTGATTCAAAACCTAAATATCCTACCGCAAAAAGGAAAAGATAAGAGTATCTTGAGTTTATGACAGAATTATTATATATATCATTATTGTTGTTTGACTGACCACCTATACCAAATGAATTTTGTACTTCACCGTTTATAGAAAAATCATTCCAAGTAATATTGTATCGTAAAAATGCCAGAAACAATGGTTGGACATTAATATTTATTTTAGATTTGGCTTTGTCAACTATATCATTGTCATAAAATATTTTTATATATTTATATCCAAAACCGGGTTCAATATTTATGGAAACATCAGAATCAGTAGTGGGATTTACTTCAGTGTCATTTGCCTTGTTAGAAGGATTAGATGATTCATCATTATATGATAAGCTATAATCAAACTCATTGTTTTGATATGCAAATGTATATAGTGGAATATTTAGATATAGAAAATAAATAATAATAGTAGTGGCTAAAATTATTGGATTAATTTTATTCATAATAATAACCAATGATTAAAATTAATGTATATTATTTTTATTATGTATATGTATATTTTAAATTCAAATTATATAAATATTAAAATTATGTCAAGCAATATTATAATAATATGATAAAAAAATATAAAATTTGTAAAAATTCAAGTTTGTATTTTTGTTATATGTAAATTAGCTAGTAATGATTTTTTTGTATCACTATATTGTCCGCTTTTATTTTTAAATTGCCACATTCATGAACACATAAAAACTTACAAAAAGCTATCGTACTTCTAAAGGTAGATACGAATTGTGATGGATTTTACGCACTATATCACTGGTTATGTCGGCTACGGTTGCGCATCCTGTCAGTATCATGGCTTTTTTAAGTTCAGCCTGAAGTGTCTTTAAGTAATACGCAACAGCTTCAGAACCCATGCCCACTGCTGCAATGGCAACAGGTCTGCCAATAAGTACATATTCAGCACCTAATGCTAAAGCTTTCAAAATGTCAACACCTGTTCTGAAACCCCCGTCTATTAATATATGTATATGCCCATGTACTTCGCGTACTATATCCTCAAGCACATCCATAGTGCCAACCATTTCGTCAAGTACTCTGCCGCCGTGGTTTGAGACAACAAGTGCATGGGCACCAGCTTCCACTGCCATAGCTGCATCGCGTGGGTTCATAATGCCTTTGAGCACAAATGGAAGATGAGTGGATGATATAATGGTTTTAAGCTCACTTAAGCTTTTTGGCTTTACTTCCTGATGTTTTAATTCCATAGTCTTAAACACAATCGCATCTATATCCATCCCTACTGCAACAGCGCCTGCTTGTTCGGCAGCTTTGATTCGCTTAATGATTTCGTCGTTATTTGCTCTAGGCTTGAATATAGGGATACCCATACCACCAAATTGAGATAGGGCTTCTATAGCTATTTTGTATTTTTCCGGGTCAGCACCATCGCCTAAAAATGCTATGGTTCCTGCATCCATACATCCCTTAACAACAGCAATGTTGTAATCAAGTTCGTCTATTGCTCCACCCAGATTAGTGACAGCTCCTGTAATTGGTGCTGCCATAACAGGAAAGGAAAGGTGTATGCCAAAAATAGAACTGGAAGTATCAGGATTAGTAACATCGTGTATAACGCGAGTATTTATTTTATAGTTGAGGAGTGCTTCGCTGTTGCGTTTAAATGATGCTCCACTGCCCACACCACCCATGCCGGGGACACCGCTGGCGCAGTCTTTGCCATTGCACTGTTTGCATACATAGCATACTTTGCGCAATCGCTCCCGTGCTGAAATATAAATGGTATCCATGGAAAGTTCAGATTCATCGCATATTTCTATGTTGATC
Coding sequences within it:
- a CDS encoding delta-60 repeat domain-containing protein, coding for MKIMNFAKIILIFGIVSCSDAFNDDAIHQPFLNNNDINCILSGLPDVNFGIGGITLTDFNGGDDQGHDIAIQEDGKVIAVGSSINNKNKYYRIAIARYNLDGSIDTSFGNRGKIIEDFNNLYGSRAFSVAVQNDGKIVVVGRIETYTEFANNVLLPYSSNMIVLRYNPDGTRDTTFGNNGIVINNTFNLQKPFELANKVAIQPDGKIIVAGCSQNKENDGKLRFVVLRYCSNGLLDSSFGTGGYVIVNPPSSGEETIAHDIALKIDNDTKSVKKIVIAGGVYYSSIVPNPSRSLAICLTENGSFDDSFGNSGVKIDSNILEAKCVAIQSDNKILLSGTPNEYNRFTVIRYNENGTSDSTFGTNGKAEFTFESTIFICRTTKIYALTDGNIFMVGYYASGLALLKLTSKGDLDLSFGSYGSTFSNLNHHSTQISRSVISVINNNTLITIIGYQRVGEYRDFILARFWL